The nucleotide sequence CCACCTGCGCGGGTGCCACCGCGTTGACGGTGATCCGGTGCTCGCCCAGCTCGCGGGCCATCACCCGGGTCATGCCGATGAGTGCGCCCTTGCTGGCCACGTAGGCGATCTGGCCAGGTGCTCCCGTGAAGAAGGTGCGGGACGCGACATTGATCACCCGCCCTCGGTACGGGCTTGCGCTCAGCCAGGGCACGCAGGCCTGCACCATGAGTAGCGGGCCGACGGCGTTGACGGCGAAGAATCGGTGCAGTTCCTCCGGGGTCGTCTCCAGCAGTGGTGCCCGGCCGGAGAGCAGTCCGGCGTTGTTGACGAGTACATCGATACGGCCACCGCCGTACGTTTCGGCGATCTCCGTCACGGCCTGGCGGGTCGCGGCCGGATCTGTGACGTCGCAACGCCAGGCCCGGACACCCGGAGTCGCGTCCGTGTTGTCGGGTTCGGCGATGTCCAGGGCGGCGACCGTGAATCCGTCCTCGGCCAGTCTGCGGGCGACGGCGAGCCCAAGGCCACCGGCGGCACCTGTGACCACCGCGACCCG is from Streptomyces sp. NBC_01314 and encodes:
- a CDS encoding SDR family NAD(P)-dependent oxidoreductase, encoding MTVGPDGRSPRVAVVTGAAGGLGLAVARRLAEDGFTVAALDIAEPDNTDATPGVRAWRCDVTDPAATRQAVTEIAETYGGGRIDVLVNNAGLLSGRAPLLETTPEELHRFFAVNAVGPLLMVQACVPWLSASPYRGRVINVASRTFFTGAPGQIAYVASKGALIGMTRVMARELGEHRITVNAVAPAQVATPGTRAHSDDEVFAATMRRQAIEEFVTPEHFAGLVSYLASPDAVMVTGQTLVCDGGGLLH